Proteins encoded by one window of Erwinia pyrifoliae DSM 12163:
- the helD gene encoding DNA helicase IV produces the protein MELKATSLGKHLAQHPYNRVRLLTAGVEVSGEKHEYMIPFNQLLAIKCKRGLVWGELEFTLPDNKVVRLHGTEWSETQRFYHHLSQLWQQWSREMSDVSATVLAEQKHQIQQAERQDKWLTRSDITGWQQAIHRAFASVPLPAERLEEFDNCRSAYYFCLKWLNEGEYQRIKRNEDWTERMLQQHTGFFNQVESSPLNASQARSVVNGEDAVLVLAGAGSGKTSVLVARAGWLMMRRQANAGQLLLLAFGRQAAEEMNDRIRARLGTEDLQARTFHALALHIIQQAGNKSPAISRLETDSDKRQSLLINVWRQQCDEKKAQANGWRQWLTDELKWDVSDGSFWQDDRLARRLVGRLESWLGLMRMHGVAQAAMIETAPEEVRLLFTKRVKLMAPLMKAWKGALKEEGAVDFAGLIHQAVNLLDKGRFISPWKHILVDEFQDISPQRAALLAALRRQNTQTSLFAVGDDWQAIYRFSGAEMVLTTAFHHYFGAGDRCVLDTTYRFNQRIGEVANTFVQSNPFQLKKTLNSLSKGNKKAISLLPEEQLEPLLNKISGYATPAERILLLARYHHLRPDVLDKAATRWPNLNIDFMTIHASKGQQADYVVVLGLSEGKDGFPAAARESVMEAALLPVPEDFPHAEERRLAYVAMTRARQQVWLLYDRDAPSVFVAELSRQGVPTLRKP, from the coding sequence ATGGAACTTAAAGCAACATCGTTGGGTAAACATTTGGCACAACACCCTTATAATCGGGTGCGGCTGCTAACCGCAGGCGTCGAGGTCAGCGGTGAAAAGCATGAATATATGATCCCTTTCAATCAGCTTTTGGCCATTAAATGCAAACGCGGACTGGTTTGGGGCGAGCTTGAGTTCACGCTGCCTGACAACAAAGTCGTGCGTTTGCACGGCACAGAATGGAGTGAAACTCAACGCTTCTATCACCATCTTAGCCAGTTATGGCAGCAGTGGAGCAGGGAAATGAGTGACGTTTCCGCCACGGTGCTCGCCGAGCAGAAGCACCAGATTCAGCAGGCGGAACGTCAGGACAAATGGCTGACGCGCAGTGACATTACAGGCTGGCAACAGGCAATACATCGAGCCTTCGCTTCTGTACCGCTGCCTGCTGAGCGGCTGGAGGAATTTGACAACTGCCGCAGCGCTTACTACTTCTGTCTTAAGTGGCTCAACGAGGGGGAATATCAGCGCATAAAGCGTAACGAAGACTGGACGGAACGGATGCTGCAACAGCATACCGGTTTCTTTAATCAGGTAGAGTCGTCCCCGCTTAACGCTTCGCAGGCGCGTTCGGTGGTCAATGGCGAAGACGCTGTGCTGGTGCTGGCAGGGGCAGGCAGTGGTAAAACCTCGGTGCTGGTGGCGCGTGCTGGCTGGTTGATGATGCGCAGGCAGGCCAACGCCGGGCAGCTCCTGCTGCTGGCGTTTGGCCGTCAGGCAGCGGAAGAGATGAACGACCGTATTCGTGCGCGTCTGGGAACGGAGGACTTGCAGGCGCGAACGTTTCATGCGCTGGCGCTGCATATCATTCAACAGGCTGGCAATAAGTCTCCTGCTATCAGCAGGCTGGAAACCGATAGTGATAAGCGGCAGTCGCTGCTAATTAACGTCTGGCGCCAGCAGTGTGATGAGAAAAAAGCCCAGGCAAATGGCTGGCGTCAGTGGCTGACTGATGAACTGAAATGGGACGTGTCCGACGGGAGTTTCTGGCAGGACGATCGCCTGGCGCGGCGGCTTGTTGGCCGGCTGGAAAGCTGGCTGGGACTGATGCGCATGCACGGCGTGGCTCAGGCGGCGATGATTGAAACCGCACCGGAAGAGGTACGATTACTTTTCACTAAACGCGTAAAATTAATGGCTCCATTAATGAAGGCCTGGAAAGGCGCGTTGAAAGAAGAAGGCGCTGTCGATTTCGCCGGGCTTATTCATCAGGCGGTAAACCTTCTTGATAAGGGGCGCTTTATCAGCCCGTGGAAGCATATCCTGGTCGATGAGTTTCAGGATATCTCGCCACAGCGTGCGGCCCTTCTTGCCGCGTTACGTCGACAAAATACGCAAACTTCGCTTTTTGCGGTGGGCGATGACTGGCAGGCTATCTATCGGTTCAGCGGTGCTGAAATGGTGTTAACCACCGCTTTCCATCACTACTTTGGTGCCGGCGATCGTTGCGTGCTGGATACAACCTACCGCTTTAACCAACGCATTGGTGAAGTGGCCAATACGTTTGTACAAAGCAATCCTTTTCAACTAAAAAAAACGCTTAACAGCCTGAGCAAGGGCAACAAAAAAGCGATTTCGCTGTTGCCTGAAGAGCAGCTGGAGCCGCTGCTGAATAAAATCAGTGGCTACGCCACACCCGCTGAACGAATTTTGCTGCTGGCTCGCTATCACCATCTGCGCCCGGACGTGCTGGATAAAGCGGCAACGCGCTGGCCGAATCTTAATATTGACTTTATGACGATCCATGCCAGTAAAGGGCAACAGGCAGATTATGTGGTTGTGCTGGGGCTGTCGGAGGGTAAAGACGGCTTCCCCGCTGCGGCCAGAGAGTCGGTGATGGAAGCTGCGCTGTTACCGGTTCCTGAAGACTTTCCGCATGCTGAAGAGCGCAGGCTGGCCTACGTGGCGATGACTCGTGCCCGTCAGCAGGTGTGGTTACTCTACGACCGTGATGCGCCTTCGGTATTTGTTGCCGAATTGAGCAGACAGGGCGTGCCAACACTGCGCAAACCCTGA
- a CDS encoding YccF domain-containing protein, which yields MRTVLNVLNFVLGGFLTTLSWLIATIVSIIFIFTLPLTRSCWEITKLSLLPYGNEAIHVDELNPASKSALLNSGGTLLNMLWLLFFGWWLCVMHIMAGIAQCLTIIGIPVGIANFKIATIALWPVGRRVVSVEVARAAREANARARFR from the coding sequence ATGCGTACGGTGTTGAATGTTCTGAATTTTGTGCTGGGTGGTTTCCTTACGACCCTCTCCTGGCTGATAGCAACGATTGTCAGCATTATCTTCATCTTCACTCTGCCACTGACGCGTTCATGTTGGGAAATCACTAAGCTGTCGCTGCTACCTTATGGCAATGAAGCAATACACGTTGATGAGTTAAATCCCGCGAGCAAAAGTGCGCTACTTAACTCGGGTGGTACGCTGCTCAATATGCTCTGGCTGCTGTTTTTTGGCTGGTGGTTGTGCGTAATGCACATCATGGCGGGTATCGCACAGTGCTTGACCATTATTGGTATTCCGGTGGGCATTGCCAATTTCAAAATTGCCACCATTGCACTGTGGCCAGTGGGCCGGCGAGTGGTGTCAGTCGAAGTGGCTCGGGCAGCACGAGAAGCCAATGCCCGTGCACGCTTCCGTTAA
- the yccS gene encoding YccS family putative transporter encodes MIMVIDNWRRHAYNSAWLYLIRISLALAGTAFLPWWLDQVTWTIPLTLGAVAAALTDLDDRLSGRLRNLIITLFCFCIASVSVELLFPHPWLFIIGLALSGWGFILLGALGPRYATIAFGALLIAIYTMLGINLFPQWYLQPALLLLGAVWYNLLTLAGHLLFPIRPLQESISRCFSLLAGYLEAKASLFDPDLGDDDRRTLVDMAMANSQLVMQLNQAKASIQSRLRGDRGQRGTRRTLHYYFVAQDIHERASSSHVQYHALREAWGDSDILFRFQRLLTLQAQACQQLSRTILLSEPWHHNPHFERVFANLHAAMQRLASQQPGSSEVKAMNYLLNNLKAIDAQLATIESEQILAEGSAQHNHTLSSEGLTGWSDIRLRLSRHLSPESPLFRHAVRLSLLLCTGYALIQITGLDHGYWILLTSLFVCQPNYHATRRRLALRIIGTLAGIVLGLPLLWLVPSTEGQLILIVVSGVLFFAFRHVRYAHATTFITLLVLLCFNLLGEGFEVAIPRIVDTLIGCGIAWLAVAFIWPDWHFHRLPAVAGRSLYANCRYLDAIMEQYHQGKDNRLDYRIARRDAHNGDAELASVVSNLSVENKAGLALREAAFRLLCLNHSFLSYISALGAHREKLENAALLQLMDDTVSYVNDVLHTETVDGNRTKQMMGSLASRIRQSETDTETKEPLVLQQMGLLVALLPEIARLKNDLSLRD; translated from the coding sequence ATTATCATGGTGATCGACAACTGGCGCCGTCACGCTTACAACAGTGCCTGGCTATACCTTATCCGTATTAGCCTGGCGCTGGCCGGAACCGCTTTTTTACCGTGGTGGCTGGATCAGGTGACCTGGACCATTCCTCTGACGCTGGGCGCAGTGGCGGCGGCGCTGACCGATCTTGACGACCGCCTGAGTGGCAGACTGCGCAACCTCATCATTACACTGTTCTGCTTTTGTATTGCTTCGGTTTCGGTCGAACTGTTATTTCCCCATCCCTGGCTGTTTATTATCGGCCTTGCTCTGTCCGGTTGGGGATTTATTTTGCTGGGTGCTTTAGGCCCGCGCTATGCGACCATTGCTTTCGGTGCGCTACTGATCGCTATCTATACCATGCTGGGGATCAACCTGTTTCCACAGTGGTATCTGCAACCTGCCCTGCTGCTATTGGGCGCGGTCTGGTACAACCTGCTGACGCTGGCAGGGCATCTGTTGTTTCCCATTCGCCCGCTGCAGGAGAGCATCTCGCGCTGCTTTTCCCTGCTGGCCGGTTATCTCGAAGCCAAGGCCAGCCTGTTTGACCCCGACCTGGGAGATGACGACCGTCGGACGCTGGTCGATATGGCAATGGCTAACAGCCAGTTGGTGATGCAGCTGAATCAGGCTAAAGCCTCTATTCAGTCGCGGCTGCGCGGTGACCGGGGGCAACGTGGCACGCGCCGCACCCTGCACTATTATTTCGTAGCACAAGACATCCATGAACGCGCCAGCTCGTCCCATGTCCAGTATCACGCGCTGCGTGAAGCATGGGGGGACAGCGATATCCTGTTCCGCTTTCAGCGCCTGTTGACGCTGCAGGCTCAGGCATGTCAGCAGCTTTCGCGCACTATTCTGCTGAGTGAACCCTGGCATCACAATCCCCATTTTGAGCGGGTCTTCGCCAATCTTCACGCTGCCATGCAGCGTCTGGCAAGTCAACAGCCCGGCAGCAGCGAAGTTAAAGCGATGAACTACCTGCTTAACAATTTAAAAGCGATTGATGCCCAGCTGGCGACCATCGAGTCTGAACAAATTCTGGCTGAAGGGAGCGCGCAGCACAACCATACGCTTTCAAGCGAAGGTCTGACTGGCTGGAGCGATATTCGCCTGCGTCTCAGCCGTCATCTCAGCCCGGAGTCGCCGCTGTTTCGTCATGCCGTTCGGCTTTCGCTTTTACTGTGCACCGGTTACGCCCTGATTCAAATCACCGGACTTGATCACGGGTACTGGATATTGTTGACCAGTTTGTTTGTCTGCCAGCCAAACTATCACGCCACGCGCCGTCGCCTGGCGTTACGCATCATCGGCACGCTGGCGGGGATAGTGCTTGGGTTGCCGCTATTGTGGCTGGTTCCATCGACCGAGGGGCAACTGATACTGATCGTCGTCTCCGGGGTGCTTTTCTTTGCCTTCCGCCATGTGCGGTATGCTCATGCAACAACGTTTATCACCCTGCTGGTATTACTTTGTTTTAACCTGCTGGGTGAAGGCTTTGAAGTGGCGATACCGCGTATTGTCGACACGTTAATCGGTTGCGGCATAGCCTGGCTGGCTGTGGCGTTTATCTGGCCTGACTGGCACTTTCATCGGCTTCCTGCCGTGGCCGGGCGTTCGTTGTATGCAAACTGCCGTTATCTGGACGCCATTATGGAACAATACCATCAAGGCAAGGATAATCGTCTGGATTATCGTATTGCACGGCGCGATGCCCACAATGGCGATGCTGAACTGGCATCAGTGGTGTCTAATTTGTCAGTAGAAAATAAAGCGGGACTTGCCCTCCGTGAAGCGGCCTTCAGACTGTTATGCCTTAATCATTCCTTTCTCAGCTATATTTCTGCCCTGGGAGCTCACCGTGAAAAACTGGAAAATGCTGCCCTGCTCCAACTGATGGATGACACCGTCAGCTACGTCAATGATGTTCTGCACACTGAAACAGTGGACGGGAACAGGACTAAACAGATGATGGGCAGCCTGGCCTCACGTATCCGGCAAAGCGAGACTGACACGGAAACGAAAGAGCCACTGGTGCTACAGCAGATGGGCCTGCTGGTGGCTCTTCTACCGGAGATTGCAAGGCTAAAAAACGATCTCTCACTGCGAGACTAA
- a CDS encoding TfoX/Sxy family DNA transformation protein: protein MDCSRRKTEEAKQRLARLGEVKSRTQFGGYCLSVEKTVFAVVAEGELYLRACEQVQPYITERRMEALSLNKRGVPVELNYYRVDRALWSDNDLLLAFSQLCLLGARRQQQDRQKNRRLKDLPNMGIRMEMLLRQVGICSIEMLIQQGAKRSWLRLHACNKNLGITVLLALQGAIVGRHYEALPLAVKEELRSWFHRYAQWEANKQHSGN from the coding sequence ATGGATTGTTCAAGGCGTAAGACAGAAGAAGCTAAACAGCGGTTGGCCCGGCTTGGCGAAGTCAAGTCACGTACTCAGTTTGGCGGATATTGCCTGTCAGTGGAAAAAACTGTGTTTGCGGTCGTGGCTGAGGGGGAATTGTATCTGCGCGCCTGTGAGCAGGTGCAGCCCTATATCACCGAACGCAGGATGGAAGCACTAAGTCTGAACAAGCGCGGCGTGCCGGTGGAGCTAAACTATTATCGCGTCGACCGGGCGCTATGGTCCGACAATGACCTGCTGCTGGCATTCTCGCAGCTTTGTCTGCTGGGGGCGCGCAGGCAGCAGCAGGATCGGCAAAAGAATCGGCGACTCAAGGATTTACCCAACATGGGCATTCGTATGGAGATGCTACTGCGTCAGGTCGGTATTTGCAGTATTGAAATGCTGATACAGCAGGGCGCGAAGCGCAGCTGGCTAAGACTTCACGCATGTAACAAAAATTTGGGGATAACGGTTCTCCTGGCACTGCAGGGTGCGATTGTCGGAAGGCATTACGAGGCGCTGCCGCTGGCGGTGAAAGAAGAGCTGCGCAGCTGGTTTCACCGATATGCGCAGTGGGAAGCCAATAAGCAGCACTCCGGAAATTAG
- the sulA gene encoding SOS-induced cell division inhibitor SulA, whose translation MRTHFMKNQSVKRNQHVSTPAIPASICADGLISELVHNEDHPGMTQLLLLPLLQQLGTQSRWQLWLTSQQKLSRDWLLRSGLPLDKVMQSPYCGTITTVEAMIKALQTGNYSVVLGWLADEISETERKRLQQAAKSGQALGLIMRSECNVLPSARPLHGLRIQSSLYH comes from the coding sequence ATGCGTACTCATTTCATGAAAAATCAATCCGTTAAACGCAATCAGCACGTTTCAACACCGGCGATCCCCGCATCGATCTGTGCCGACGGCCTGATCAGCGAACTGGTTCATAATGAGGATCATCCTGGTATGACTCAGCTATTGCTGCTGCCACTGTTGCAGCAACTGGGTACGCAATCTCGCTGGCAGCTATGGCTAACATCGCAACAGAAACTCAGTCGTGACTGGTTACTGCGCTCCGGGCTGCCTCTGGACAAAGTTATGCAGTCACCCTATTGCGGCACCATTACCACCGTAGAGGCGATGATTAAAGCCTTACAAACGGGGAACTATAGTGTCGTTTTGGGCTGGCTGGCAGATGAAATATCTGAGACTGAGCGTAAGCGTTTGCAGCAAGCAGCTAAGTCCGGCCAGGCGTTGGGGCTGATTATGAGATCGGAATGCAATGTTTTGCCGTCTGCCAGACCTTTACATGGGTTAAGAATTCAATCAAGTTTGTATCATTAA
- the ompA gene encoding porin OmpA, with protein MKKTAIAIAVALAGFATVAQAAPKDDTWYTGGKLGWSQYHDTGYYGNGYENNDGPTHESQLGAGAFLGYQANQYLGFELGYDWLGRMPNKGDVTNGAFKAQGIQMAAKLSYPIADDLDVYTRLGGMVWRADATQTNPTFGRISNHDTGVSPLAAVGVEYAVTKNWATRLDYQWVNNIGDAGTVGARPDNSMLSVGVSYRFGQDDVAPVVAPAPAPAPVVETKRFTLKSDVLFTFNKANLKPEGQQALDQLYTQLSNLDPKDGSVVVLGYTDRIGSEQYNQKLSEKRAQSVVDYLVSKGIPSNKISARGEGESNPVTGNTCDSVKGRAALIDCLSPDRRVEIQVKGIKDVVTQPQA; from the coding sequence ATGAAAAAGACAGCTATCGCAATTGCAGTGGCACTGGCTGGCTTCGCTACCGTAGCGCAGGCCGCCCCAAAAGATGACACCTGGTACACCGGTGGTAAGCTGGGCTGGTCTCAGTACCATGATACTGGTTACTACGGTAACGGTTACGAAAACAACGATGGTCCAACTCATGAAAGCCAACTGGGTGCTGGTGCATTCCTTGGTTATCAGGCGAACCAGTACCTTGGTTTCGAGCTGGGTTATGACTGGCTGGGTCGTATGCCTAACAAAGGCGACGTCACTAACGGTGCTTTCAAAGCTCAGGGCATTCAGATGGCAGCTAAGTTAAGCTACCCAATTGCTGACGATCTGGACGTGTACACTCGTCTGGGTGGTATGGTATGGCGCGCTGACGCGACTCAGACCAACCCAACCTTTGGCCGCATCAGCAACCACGACACCGGTGTTTCTCCACTGGCAGCCGTTGGTGTTGAATATGCAGTGACCAAAAACTGGGCAACTCGCCTGGACTACCAGTGGGTTAACAACATCGGTGATGCAGGTACCGTTGGTGCGCGTCCTGATAACTCTATGCTGAGCGTTGGCGTTTCTTACCGTTTCGGTCAGGATGACGTGGCGCCAGTTGTTGCTCCAGCACCAGCTCCAGCTCCAGTTGTGGAAACCAAGCGTTTCACCCTGAAGTCTGACGTGCTGTTCACCTTCAACAAAGCTAATCTGAAACCAGAAGGTCAGCAGGCTCTGGATCAGCTGTATACTCAGCTGAGCAATCTGGATCCTAAAGATGGTTCTGTTGTCGTTCTGGGCTACACTGACCGTATCGGTTCAGAGCAGTACAACCAGAAACTGTCTGAGAAACGTGCTCAGTCCGTAGTGGACTACCTTGTTTCTAAAGGCATCCCTTCTAACAAGATCTCTGCGCGTGGCGAGGGTGAATCTAACCCTGTCACCGGCAATACTTGTGACAGCGTGAAAGGCCGTGCAGCCCTAATCGACTGCCTGAGTCCAGACCGTCGTGTAGAAATCCAGGTTAAAGGCATCAAAGACGTTGTGACTCAGCCACAGGCTTAA